In Streptomyces sp. NBC_00433, a single genomic region encodes these proteins:
- a CDS encoding MerR family transcriptional regulator, giving the protein MTAGDSYNRLEDDDYPAYTMGRAAELLGTTQNFLRAIGEARLITPLRSAGGHRRYSRYQLRIAARARELVDQGVSIEAACRIVILEDQLEEAQRINEELRGAAFKDRATA; this is encoded by the coding sequence ATGACAGCAGGCGACTCGTACAACCGGCTCGAAGACGACGACTACCCCGCCTACACCATGGGCCGGGCCGCCGAACTGCTCGGCACCACCCAGAACTTCCTGCGCGCCATCGGCGAAGCCCGCCTGATCACCCCGCTGCGCTCCGCCGGCGGACACCGCCGCTACTCCCGCTACCAGTTGCGTATCGCCGCCCGCGCCCGCGAACTCGTCGACCAGGGCGTTTCGATAGAGGCGGCCTGCCGCATCGTCATCCTCGAAGACCAACTCGAAGAAGCCCAGCGCATCAACGAGGAACTGCGCGGCGCCGCGTTCAAGGACCGCGCCACCGCTTGA
- a CDS encoding hemolysin III family protein: MIAEDAQPPVRGREPQYRSGHAHDALRAPAGDPPAGATGEPVPDRAAAGPETGAARAAAVVKPRLRGWLHAGMFPLALAGGIVLIALSRSAAAMAACSVYAVSACLLFGTSAVYHRGNWGPRGEGVLRRLDHANIFLIIAGTYTPLAVLLLPGRQQVVLLSLVWSGAVAGIAFRIWWIRAPRWLYTLCYIALGWAAVFYLPAFARAGGPAAVVLVIAGGLLYTAGAVVYGLKRPDPWPRWFGFHEVFHALTLAAFTAHYTAIALAAT, from the coding sequence ATGATCGCCGAAGATGCCCAGCCACCGGTCCGGGGGCGGGAGCCCCAATACCGCTCCGGCCACGCGCACGACGCCCTCCGCGCCCCGGCAGGTGATCCGCCTGCCGGCGCGACCGGTGAGCCGGTCCCCGACCGGGCCGCTGCCGGCCCGGAAACCGGGGCGGCGCGGGCGGCGGCCGTGGTGAAGCCGCGATTGCGCGGCTGGCTGCATGCCGGGATGTTCCCCCTCGCTCTGGCCGGCGGCATCGTCCTGATCGCGCTTTCGCGTTCGGCGGCGGCGATGGCGGCCTGCTCGGTGTACGCGGTCTCGGCCTGCCTGCTGTTCGGTACGAGCGCGGTGTACCACCGCGGCAACTGGGGCCCGCGTGGGGAGGGGGTCCTGCGCCGCCTGGACCACGCGAACATCTTCCTGATCATCGCCGGCACGTACACGCCCCTGGCGGTACTGCTGCTGCCCGGACGCCAGCAGGTGGTGCTGCTGTCCCTGGTGTGGTCCGGGGCCGTGGCCGGCATCGCCTTCCGGATCTGGTGGATCCGGGCGCCGCGCTGGCTGTACACCTTGTGCTACATCGCCCTGGGCTGGGCTGCGGTGTTCTACCTGCCCGCATTCGCACGCGCCGGCGGCCCCGCAGCCGTCGTCCTGGTCATCGCCGGCGGCCTCCTCTACACCGCGGGCGCCGTGGTGTACGGCCTGAAGCGCCCCGACCCCTGGCCGCGCTGGTTCGGCTTCCACGAGGTCTTCCACGCCCTCACTCTCGCCGCCTTCACCGCCCACTACACCGCCATCGCCCTGGCAGCCACCTGA
- a CDS encoding serine/threonine-protein phosphatase, with translation MSLAGVLGAAEAAAPVESLDVVARMLKEHLGAASVSFLITDFTGSSVVRLGTAGSVDTGEPARRITLRGTVYDDVIRTQQPAIEDSGRGTYTRVVAPVTNRGDAIGLLELFLPATPGAEVLREIGESAHALAYIVIANRSFTDVYQWGRRTSPLSLAAEIQHRLLPASLACEAAQFAVAGALEPADLVGGDTFDYVIDRDAVQLSVTDAMGHDVQAALLATLVVGALRRARRAGGSLLEQADEADRAMRDHGREGYVTGQLLRISLLDGRAEFVNAGHPWPLLLRNGEVRQIVPKVDMPFGVRIPHSYRVQSLDLRPGDRLVMLTDGMLERNAKSLDLPDLIAGTRALHPREAARALIGAIVDAGDGHLEDDATVMCLDWHGTGHSQRDADTGADLTDASQPLDTGRTAPGR, from the coding sequence TTGTCGCTGGCGGGGGTCCTGGGGGCGGCGGAGGCAGCGGCGCCGGTGGAGTCCCTCGACGTGGTGGCGCGGATGCTCAAGGAACATCTCGGGGCGGCGTCGGTGTCCTTCCTGATCACCGACTTCACCGGCAGTTCGGTGGTGCGGCTGGGCACTGCGGGAAGCGTGGACACGGGTGAGCCGGCCCGGCGCATCACGCTGCGGGGCACCGTCTACGACGACGTGATCCGCACCCAGCAGCCGGCCATCGAGGACAGCGGCCGGGGGACGTATACCCGGGTCGTGGCCCCGGTGACCAACCGCGGCGACGCCATCGGACTCCTGGAACTGTTCCTGCCCGCGACGCCGGGTGCGGAGGTGCTGCGGGAGATCGGTGAGAGTGCGCACGCGCTGGCCTACATCGTCATCGCGAACCGGTCCTTCACCGACGTGTACCAGTGGGGGCGGCGCACCAGCCCGCTGAGCCTGGCCGCGGAGATCCAGCACCGGCTGCTCCCGGCGTCGCTGGCGTGCGAGGCGGCGCAGTTCGCGGTCGCCGGGGCGCTGGAGCCCGCCGACCTCGTCGGGGGTGACACCTTCGACTACGTGATCGACCGGGACGCCGTCCAGCTGTCCGTCACCGACGCCATGGGCCACGACGTCCAGGCAGCGCTCCTGGCCACCCTCGTGGTCGGTGCGTTGCGCCGGGCACGGCGGGCGGGCGGAAGCCTCCTTGAGCAAGCAGATGAAGCCGATCGGGCGATGCGGGACCACGGCCGCGAAGGCTATGTCACCGGTCAGCTGCTGCGGATCAGCCTGCTCGACGGCAGAGCCGAGTTCGTCAACGCCGGGCACCCTTGGCCGCTGCTGCTGCGGAACGGGGAAGTGCGGCAGATCGTCCCGAAGGTCGATATGCCGTTCGGCGTCCGGATTCCACACTCCTACCGGGTGCAGTCGCTCGACCTGAGGCCGGGGGATCGGCTGGTGATGCTGACGGACGGCATGTTGGAACGCAACGCCAAGAGCCTGGACCTGCCGGACCTGATCGCCGGAACCCGCGCGCTGCACCCCCGCGAAGCCGCCCGCGCCCTCATCGGGGCGATCGTCGACGCCGGCGATGGTCACCTGGAGGACGACGCGACCGTCATGTGCCTTGACTGGCACGGCACCGGCCACTCCCAGCGGGACGCCGACACCGGCGCCGACCTCACCGACGCCTCACAACCGCTGGACACGGGACGGACCGCTCCCGGGCGCTGA
- the thiM gene encoding hydroxyethylthiazole kinase, with protein MYTTPAELAAFVPQALAQVRTRAPLVQCLTNTVVTDFTANVLYALGATPAMVDVPDEAGPFAGIASAVVINLATPHAEQRTAMAEAAQAAASAGTPWVLDAFTIGPLPVRTALAHQLVELRPTVIRGTPEEIIAVAGDSAGAQGADDSAETLQAAEETARTLARRTSGVVAVSGPVDFVTDGTRDARIANGDALLAQVAGGAGGALAAVMSAFAAIDEDRLATTVAAVTVYKVAAEVAAQQVAGPGSFAVAFLDALAALTEQDLLERAALS; from the coding sequence ATGTACACGACCCCTGCCGAACTCGCCGCATTCGTCCCGCAGGCCCTCGCGCAGGTGAGGACCCGCGCCCCTCTTGTCCAGTGCCTGACCAACACGGTGGTCACCGACTTCACCGCGAACGTCCTGTACGCGCTGGGCGCCACACCGGCCATGGTCGATGTTCCGGACGAGGCCGGACCGTTCGCAGGGATCGCCTCCGCTGTCGTGATCAACCTCGCGACGCCGCACGCGGAACAGCGGACCGCCATGGCCGAAGCGGCCCAGGCGGCCGCTTCCGCCGGTACGCCGTGGGTCCTCGACGCGTTCACGATCGGCCCGCTGCCGGTACGCACCGCGCTGGCACACCAGCTCGTGGAGCTGCGGCCCACGGTGATCCGGGGCACACCGGAGGAGATCATCGCGGTCGCGGGTGACAGCGCCGGCGCACAGGGCGCGGATGACTCCGCCGAGACCCTCCAGGCCGCAGAGGAGACGGCGCGCACACTCGCCCGCCGGACCAGCGGCGTGGTCGCCGTCTCCGGACCCGTGGACTTCGTCACCGACGGGACGCGCGACGCGCGCATCGCCAACGGGGACGCCTTGCTGGCCCAGGTGGCCGGGGGTGCCGGCGGCGCGCTGGCCGCGGTGATGTCCGCCTTCGCGGCGATCGACGAAGACCGGCTCGCCACGACGGTGGCAGCCGTCACCGTCTACAAGGTCGCCGCCGAAGTGGCCGCACAACAGGTCGCCGGGCCAGGGAGCTTCGCCGTCGCGTTCCTGGACGCACTCGCCGCGCTGACGGAGCAGGATCTACTCGAACGGGCGGCTCTCTCGTGA
- a CDS encoding NADP-dependent oxidoreductase gives MEAITVRDREAGTGGLTLAELPYPHAAENDVIVRVHAAGFTRGELDWPTTWADRAGRDRTPSVPGHELSGVVAELGYGTTGLSVGQRVFGLTDWSRDGSLAEYTAVEARNLAPLPAGIDHTVAAALPISGLTAWQGLFDHGGLAAGQTVLVHGAAGGVGSIAVQLAREAGARVIATGRARDRDTALGLGAEAFVDLQADRLEDTGEVDVVFDVIGGEILERSAALVRAGGTLVTIAAPPTATPESGRAVFFVVEPDRARLADLALRVRDGRLRPIVGEVRPLAETPEAFAAGHHAQGKTIIRVAPDETTRGRSG, from the coding sequence ATGGAAGCCATCACCGTCCGCGACCGGGAAGCCGGTACCGGCGGACTCACCCTGGCGGAACTGCCCTATCCGCACGCCGCCGAGAACGACGTCATCGTGCGCGTGCACGCCGCGGGCTTCACGCGCGGGGAGCTCGACTGGCCCACCACGTGGGCCGACCGGGCCGGCCGCGACCGCACGCCGAGCGTGCCGGGCCACGAGCTGTCCGGGGTCGTCGCCGAGCTGGGATACGGCACCACCGGCCTCAGCGTCGGCCAGCGGGTCTTCGGCCTGACCGACTGGAGCCGCGACGGGTCGCTGGCCGAGTACACCGCGGTCGAGGCCCGCAACCTGGCCCCTCTTCCCGCCGGCATCGACCACACGGTGGCGGCCGCGCTGCCGATCTCGGGCCTGACCGCCTGGCAGGGTCTGTTCGACCACGGCGGGCTCGCGGCGGGGCAGACGGTCCTGGTGCACGGCGCTGCCGGAGGTGTCGGCTCGATCGCGGTCCAGCTCGCCCGCGAGGCGGGCGCACGGGTGATCGCCACGGGCCGGGCCCGCGACCGGGACACCGCTCTCGGCCTGGGCGCCGAGGCCTTCGTCGACCTCCAGGCGGACCGGCTGGAGGACACCGGAGAGGTCGACGTCGTCTTCGACGTGATCGGCGGGGAGATCCTCGAACGCTCGGCCGCGCTCGTGCGTGCCGGCGGCACCCTCGTCACCATCGCCGCGCCGCCCACGGCCACCCCCGAGAGCGGGCGGGCCGTCTTCTTCGTCGTCGAACCCGACCGCGCCCGTCTCGCCGACCTCGCACTGCGGGTCAGGGACGGCCGTCTCAGGCCGATCGTCGGCGAGGTGCGCCCGCTCGCCGAGACTCCGGAGGCCTTCGCGGCCGGCCACCACGCCCAGGGCAAGACGATCATCCGCGTCGCGCCTGACGAGACCACTCGCGGCCGATCGGGATGA
- a CDS encoding RICIN domain-containing protein has protein sequence MMMIEPQDEGRSIRRRTVLGGGLAALGVVALPGGIASGAPGAAPEVAAAWVDPPNGYPEWNNNIGIFEVNSEPPHATSMPYADLQQALDADRTTSPYRLDLTGTWRFKHVSKPADRDLNFHRTDVDDTAWPTIPVPANWQQHGYDFPIYTNFTYPWWGANGQNENAQPPFAPTRFNPVGQYRRRFDLPAAWQGRRVHLHFEGVKSGFYLWVNGTKVGYREGSYTPAEFDVTDYVRAGSNLVAVEVYRFPDGDWMEDQDMIRLSGIFRPVFLYSVPAVHLRDFTLTTPLRDNYTNADLAVKVAVRSRGAQQSGTYSVEVQLYDANRQAVWPSPLRVPVNVGAVPVGQDATAQGSQAVQGPKLWSAEHPNLYTAVLQLRDPSGAVTQTASARVGFREFTLSGGLMRINGQPVSLRGTNRHETNPDRGQALTREDMVTDIKLMKRLNINAVRTSHYPNNAVWYDLADEYGIYVMDEANLETHGVRDNYPDSNSAWTAAVVDRAVQMVHRDKNHPSVVIWSLGNEAGGGSNFVTMRNAIRSADPTRIVHYEGDNRREVSDIRSRMYESPSTVEGRARDTSDTRPYVMIEYSHSMGNSNGNFKEYWDIVRRYPVLQGGYIWDFVDQGLRRPIPSGSSGTYLAYGGDWGDNPNDGNFCANGIVTADRRPAGKAAEVKRVYQAITVSAGADVTSGVVKITNENLFTNVNEFTGRWALVADGTVVQSGALTAAQLDIAPLTSKTVQLPVQRPTAPAPGEEHFLELSFTLTATTAWADAGYEVARQQLPVNFSSPPVVPTPVADVPALTVTEASDRVTVAGTDFTVVFAKATGTISSFDAMGVRLVNSGPVPNFWRAPTDNDRGNSQPSRNGTWRRAGLDRTVTGFSVSKPSDRAVRIAVTGTLPTSTTSTYTTTYTVYGNGEIKVDNTLHPGATSLPYIPEVGTILFLPADLEQVRYYGRGPEENHWDRNSGSDVGVYSSTVSGQWTGYIRPQENGNKTDVRWVALVNGSGRGLLAFGEPLLEVNASHFTPEDLSTGARHDYQLTRRSEVVLRLNHRQMGVGGNDSWGAQTLDQYKLFANRDYSYTYRLRPLPDVGQALALSRRPVETPGGGSGPQTGVYYRLVAQHSGKAADINGASTAAGALLIQWPVSSGLNQQFDFVDSGSGYYRIRARHSGLVLQVASSSTGADISQQPDSNAASQQWRVVDQGGGTVSLVNRQSGLAMDVFNASTADSARISQWTPGGGANQRFALQRV, from the coding sequence ATGATGATGATCGAGCCGCAGGACGAAGGACGATCCATCCGCCGGCGCACGGTTCTCGGCGGGGGGCTCGCCGCTTTGGGGGTCGTGGCCCTGCCGGGCGGGATCGCGTCGGGCGCGCCCGGCGCGGCACCCGAAGTGGCAGCCGCGTGGGTGGACCCGCCCAACGGTTACCCCGAGTGGAACAACAACATCGGGATCTTCGAGGTCAACTCGGAGCCGCCGCACGCGACCTCCATGCCGTACGCCGACCTCCAGCAGGCGCTGGACGCCGACCGCACCACGTCGCCGTACCGGCTCGACCTCACCGGGACGTGGCGGTTCAAGCACGTCTCCAAGCCCGCCGACCGTGACCTGAACTTCCACCGCACCGACGTCGACGACACCGCCTGGCCGACCATCCCGGTGCCCGCCAACTGGCAGCAGCACGGCTACGACTTCCCGATCTACACCAACTTCACCTACCCCTGGTGGGGCGCCAACGGGCAGAACGAGAACGCCCAGCCGCCGTTCGCGCCGACGCGGTTCAACCCGGTCGGCCAGTACCGCCGGCGGTTCGACCTCCCGGCCGCCTGGCAGGGGCGGCGGGTCCACCTGCACTTCGAGGGCGTCAAGTCCGGGTTCTACCTGTGGGTCAACGGAACGAAGGTCGGGTACCGCGAGGGCTCGTACACGCCGGCCGAGTTCGACGTCACCGACTACGTCCGGGCCGGCTCCAACCTGGTCGCGGTCGAGGTCTACCGGTTCCCGGACGGGGACTGGATGGAGGACCAGGACATGATCCGGCTGTCCGGGATCTTCCGGCCGGTCTTCCTGTACTCGGTGCCCGCGGTGCATCTGCGCGACTTCACGCTCACCACCCCGCTGCGGGACAACTACACCAACGCCGACCTGGCGGTGAAGGTCGCGGTGCGCAGCCGCGGCGCGCAGCAGTCGGGGACGTACTCGGTGGAGGTCCAGCTCTACGACGCCAACCGGCAGGCAGTCTGGCCGTCGCCCCTGCGGGTACCGGTGAACGTGGGCGCGGTGCCGGTCGGGCAGGACGCGACGGCGCAGGGTTCCCAGGCCGTCCAGGGCCCGAAGCTCTGGTCGGCCGAGCACCCGAACCTCTACACCGCCGTGCTGCAACTGCGCGACCCGTCCGGCGCGGTCACCCAGACCGCGTCGGCACGGGTCGGCTTCCGCGAGTTCACGCTCTCGGGCGGCCTGATGCGGATCAACGGTCAGCCCGTGTCGTTGCGCGGCACCAACCGGCACGAGACGAACCCCGACCGCGGGCAGGCGTTGACCCGCGAGGACATGGTCACCGACATCAAGCTGATGAAGCGGCTCAACATCAACGCCGTCCGGACCTCGCACTACCCCAACAACGCGGTGTGGTACGACCTCGCCGACGAGTACGGCATCTACGTCATGGACGAGGCCAACCTGGAGACCCACGGCGTGCGGGACAACTACCCCGACTCCAACTCCGCCTGGACCGCGGCCGTCGTGGACCGGGCCGTCCAGATGGTGCACCGCGACAAGAACCACCCGTCGGTCGTCATCTGGTCGCTCGGCAACGAGGCGGGCGGCGGCAGCAACTTCGTGACGATGCGCAACGCGATCCGCTCGGCCGACCCGACCCGGATCGTCCACTACGAGGGCGACAACCGGCGCGAGGTCAGCGACATCCGGTCCCGGATGTACGAGAGCCCGTCCACGGTCGAGGGCCGCGCCAGGGACACCTCCGACACCCGCCCGTACGTGATGATCGAGTACTCGCACTCGATGGGCAACTCCAACGGCAACTTCAAGGAGTACTGGGACATCGTCCGGCGCTATCCGGTCCTGCAAGGCGGCTACATCTGGGACTTCGTCGACCAGGGCCTGCGCCGGCCGATCCCGTCGGGCAGCAGCGGGACCTACCTCGCGTACGGCGGCGACTGGGGCGACAACCCCAACGACGGCAACTTCTGTGCCAACGGCATCGTCACCGCGGACCGGCGGCCGGCCGGCAAGGCGGCCGAGGTCAAGCGGGTCTACCAGGCGATCACCGTCTCGGCGGGCGCGGACGTCACCAGCGGGGTCGTCAAGATCACCAACGAGAACCTGTTCACCAACGTCAACGAGTTCACCGGCCGGTGGGCGCTGGTCGCCGACGGCACAGTCGTCCAAAGTGGAGCGCTCACCGCCGCGCAGCTCGACATCGCGCCGTTGACGAGCAAGACCGTGCAGCTGCCCGTGCAGCGGCCGACAGCCCCGGCGCCGGGGGAGGAGCACTTCCTCGAACTGTCGTTCACCCTTACGGCCACCACGGCCTGGGCCGACGCGGGGTACGAGGTGGCGCGGCAACAGCTCCCGGTGAACTTCTCCAGCCCGCCCGTCGTGCCGACGCCGGTGGCGGACGTGCCGGCGTTGACGGTCACCGAGGCCAGTGACCGCGTCACCGTCGCGGGCACGGACTTCACCGTCGTCTTCGCCAAGGCGACCGGCACGATCAGCTCGTTCGACGCGATGGGCGTGCGGCTGGTCAACTCCGGCCCGGTGCCGAACTTCTGGCGCGCGCCCACGGACAACGACCGGGGCAACAGCCAGCCCAGCCGCAACGGCACCTGGCGGCGTGCCGGCCTGGACCGGACCGTGACCGGGTTCTCCGTCAGCAAGCCGTCGGACCGCGCGGTCCGGATCGCGGTCACCGGCACCCTGCCGACCAGCACCACGTCGACGTACACCACGACGTACACGGTGTACGGCAACGGGGAGATCAAGGTGGACAACACCCTGCACCCCGGGGCGACCAGCCTGCCGTACATACCGGAGGTGGGCACGATCCTGTTCCTGCCCGCGGACCTGGAGCAGGTGCGCTACTACGGCCGTGGGCCGGAGGAGAACCACTGGGACCGCAACAGCGGGTCCGACGTCGGTGTGTACTCCTCGACCGTCTCGGGGCAGTGGACCGGTTACATCCGGCCGCAGGAGAACGGCAACAAGACCGACGTGCGGTGGGTAGCGCTGGTCAACGGCAGCGGCCGTGGCCTGCTCGCGTTCGGCGAACCGCTGCTCGAGGTGAACGCGTCGCACTTCACCCCGGAGGACCTGTCGACCGGTGCCCGGCACGACTACCAGTTGACGCGGCGGTCGGAGGTCGTGCTGCGGCTCAACCACCGCCAGATGGGTGTCGGCGGCAACGACAGCTGGGGCGCGCAGACTCTGGACCAGTACAAGCTGTTCGCCAACCGGGACTACTCCTACACCTACCGGCTGCGGCCCCTGCCGGATGTCGGCCAGGCCCTGGCGCTGTCCCGGCGACCGGTGGAGACGCCGGGCGGCGGCAGCGGTCCGCAGACCGGCGTGTACTACCGGCTGGTGGCCCAGCACAGCGGCAAGGCCGCGGACATCAACGGCGCGTCCACCGCGGCCGGCGCGCTGCTGATCCAGTGGCCGGTGTCCAGCGGGCTCAACCAGCAGTTCGACTTCGTCGACTCGGGTAGCGGCTACTACCGGATTCGGGCGCGGCACAGCGGCCTGGTGTTGCAGGTCGCGAGTTCGAGCACCGGCGCCGACATCAGCCAGCAACCCGATTCCAACGCCGCGAGCCAGCAGTGGCGCGTGGTGGACCAGGGCGGAGGCACGGTGAGCCTGGTCAACCGCCAGAGCGGCCTGGCGATGGACGTGTTCAACGCGTCGACCGCCGACAGCGCCCGCATCTCGCAGTGGACCCCGGGCGGCGGTGCCAACCAGCGCTTCGCCCTCCAGCGCGTGTGA
- a CDS encoding nitroreductase family deazaflavin-dependent oxidoreductase, with amino-acid sequence MLAHKLDHPPPGDALLETTGLRTGLPRRTPVCDGLTDEVFWLVAQRGYETVAPGPTSSPAARIHRSAPARRLLHRRAVRRPGTNLRAVGARGHFRSHCGSSHWACG; translated from the coding sequence ATGCTCGCGCACAAATTGGATCACCCGCCGCCGGGTGACGCACTGCTGGAGACGACCGGGCTGCGCACGGGGCTTCCCCGGCGCACGCCGGTGTGTGACGGGCTGACCGACGAGGTTTTCTGGCTGGTGGCCCAGCGCGGCTACGAGACCGTCGCGCCTGGTCCCACGAGTTCTCCCGCTGCTCGGATTCATCGGAGCGCCCCTGCTCGTCGCCTCCTTCACCGCCGTGCTGTTCGACGTCCGGGGACGAACCTCCGCGCAGTCGGGGCTCGCGGGCACTTCCGATCGCACTGTGGGAGTTCTCACTGGGCGTGTGGCTGA
- a CDS encoding DsbA family protein: MESCRSAISRPAGAEATAPVLHWYDIVCPFCYVGQDRSRILTARGFTVLSIPLPIHPEIPQEGIEAGPRQGPMYEFLQNEARSVGLFLHWPARLPNTILALTVAEWARRHGPRAFPALYAALFEAHFVRGEDIGAPAVVQHHAAASGVIRALAVAMTKPGPAQDVEQSSGLAEQFGIAGTPTWLVGSLVISGLRPRSEFEEFRSA, translated from the coding sequence GTGGAATCATGTCGATCGGCGATTTCTCGCCCGGCAGGAGCGGAAGCCACCGCGCCTGTCCTGCACTGGTACGACATCGTCTGCCCCTTCTGCTACGTCGGACAGGACCGATCGCGCATTCTCACCGCCCGCGGTTTCACGGTGCTGAGCATCCCGCTTCCGATCCACCCGGAGATCCCGCAGGAGGGCATCGAGGCGGGCCCTCGGCAGGGTCCGATGTATGAGTTTCTGCAGAACGAGGCGCGCTCCGTCGGCCTCTTTCTGCACTGGCCCGCCCGGCTTCCCAACACCATTCTCGCGCTCACCGTCGCTGAATGGGCACGCCGTCATGGACCCAGGGCTTTCCCCGCGCTCTATGCGGCACTGTTCGAAGCCCACTTCGTCCGCGGCGAGGACATCGGCGCGCCGGCGGTGGTGCAGCACCATGCGGCGGCCAGTGGTGTCATACGCGCACTGGCGGTGGCGATGACGAAACCGGGGCCCGCGCAGGACGTCGAGCAGTCGTCCGGGCTGGCCGAACAGTTCGGCATCGCGGGCACGCCCACGTGGCTGGTGGGTTCGCTGGTGATATCAGGCCTGCGCCCGCGGTCGGAGTTCGAAGAATTCCGCTCCGCCTGA
- a CDS encoding cupin domain-containing protein, whose amino-acid sequence MTGKGARGVNVVRPGEGEEVAIPGFGATYKLYARDTGSEVSIVEHPFAVGFITAPHKHVGEDEHSFVLEGEIGFRSDDSEVVLGPGSYITKPRGQMHAMWNAGDMPGRIIEIITPGGFEDYFRQLGELLVDGKKTESASRSLHDTDEFTALATKFGLTYGEPDWLDDVIKRYGLRPPTH is encoded by the coding sequence ATGACCGGCAAAGGTGCGCGTGGCGTCAACGTGGTGCGTCCGGGCGAGGGGGAGGAGGTTGCCATCCCCGGATTCGGGGCCACCTACAAGCTCTATGCCCGTGATACCGGCAGTGAGGTGTCGATTGTGGAGCACCCCTTCGCTGTCGGCTTCATCACCGCACCCCACAAGCACGTTGGAGAAGACGAGCACTCCTTTGTCCTGGAAGGCGAAATCGGGTTCCGCTCGGACGACAGTGAGGTGGTTCTCGGGCCGGGCAGTTACATAACGAAGCCACGCGGCCAGATGCATGCGATGTGGAATGCGGGAGACATGCCCGGACGAATCATTGAGATTATCACGCCCGGTGGATTCGAGGACTATTTTCGCCAACTCGGTGAACTTTTGGTCGACGGCAAGAAAACCGAATCCGCCTCCAGAAGTCTCCACGACACTGACGAGTTCACTGCCCTGGCCACCAAGTTCGGCCTTACCTATGGAGAGCCGGACTGGCTCGACGACGTGATCAAGCGTTACGGCCTCCGGCCGCCGACCCACTGA
- a CDS encoding alpha/beta hydrolase, whose amino-acid sequence MTGFPPPPVPVLEQPALAVARATFPHPRSYELPPEKGRERLVALQAGRGVGKPVVEETWVTVDAGRYGRVRTRIVRPAGARGDLPAVLFLHGGGWVFGDETTHDRLVRELATGAGAAVVFPLYCRAPEARYPAQIEQSHAVGAWIAGQGGAHGLDTTRIALAGDSAGGNLAAALTFLAEERGNLRFRAQVLLYPVTDAGMDSGSFRQFEDGYYLTRDGMAWFWDQYVPDPRRRAEPYASPLRAPAEQLTDLPPALVVTGEADILRDEGEAYAARLRDVGVEVTAVRVLGTVHDFLVLDSLRATRAATVGRELAVDALRQALHGQFPS is encoded by the coding sequence ATGACCGGATTTCCACCACCTCCCGTACCGGTTCTCGAACAGCCCGCGCTGGCGGTGGCCCGTGCGACCTTCCCCCACCCGCGCAGCTACGAGCTGCCGCCGGAGAAGGGGCGTGAGCGTCTGGTCGCGCTCCAGGCCGGGCGAGGAGTGGGGAAACCGGTGGTCGAGGAGACCTGGGTGACGGTCGACGCCGGCCGGTACGGGAGGGTCCGGACCCGCATCGTCCGTCCTGCGGGCGCCCGTGGCGATCTGCCTGCCGTGCTGTTCCTGCACGGCGGGGGCTGGGTCTTCGGCGACGAGACCACGCACGACCGTCTGGTCCGTGAACTGGCCACCGGTGCGGGTGCCGCCGTCGTCTTCCCCCTCTACTGCCGGGCGCCCGAGGCGCGGTACCCGGCACAGATCGAGCAGAGCCACGCGGTCGGCGCATGGATCGCGGGGCAGGGTGGCGCACACGGCCTGGACACCACGCGGATCGCCCTGGCCGGGGACTCCGCCGGCGGGAACCTGGCCGCGGCGCTCACCTTCCTGGCCGAGGAACGCGGTAACCTGCGGTTCAGGGCGCAGGTGCTGCTCTACCCGGTCACAGACGCGGGGATGGACAGCGGGTCCTTCCGGCAGTTCGAAGACGGCTACTACCTGACGCGGGACGGCATGGCGTGGTTCTGGGACCAGTACGTCCCCGACCCGCGACGGCGGGCCGAGCCGTATGCCTCCCCGCTGCGGGCGCCGGCCGAGCAGCTCACGGATTTGCCGCCCGCCCTGGTCGTCACCGGTGAGGCGGACATCTTGCGGGACGAGGGCGAAGCCTACGCGGCGCGCCTCCGTGACGTCGGTGTCGAGGTCACGGCTGTACGCGTCCTGGGCACAGTCCACGACTTCCTCGTGCTCGACAGCCTGCGGGCGACCCGGGCAGCCACCGTTGGCCGGGAGCTCGCCGTCGACGCTCTCCGCCAGGCCCTCCATGGACAGTTCCCGTCGTGA